The following are from one region of the Luteimonas sp. MC1572 genome:
- a CDS encoding TonB-dependent receptor, with product MKTSLLRDAIRTSLLAGATLAVSLPAFAQDAPEAAAATTLDRIEVTGSRIRQVDMETAQPVLTISRADIEGQGFRTVSDILQNMTAAGSPAISRSESLASGEAVGGQYIDLRNLGANRTLVLVNGKRLGITTDGLQDVASIPSVMVDRIEILKDGASSIYGSDAMAGVVNIITRKNFDGAEANAYYGQFGEGDGAKESYDFIMGMSGERGSLTLAAEYHKEDGVWARDRWFSRDSYPGFPQYSLSPVGKWGNYNANSGLIERNPDGSPVLNADGKTTPLPADWRAPNRGGNALGSDAFHPQTADDMSNAAQQMHVLTPLERRSLYVNGQYDLTDNVRFSTDIGYNNRVANSQIAGYPVQSTAIRAPMAADSYFNPLDDGRAVDWRRRGWENPRTTESELTTWRFTAGLDGAFEIGDRYFDWDAGYLYNKNELSKISNGNFYIPNVRNAVGSSFLDETTGNVVCGTPGNVIAGCTPWNPFAGFGTGGVANSLDDQAVRDYLFKQEHALGETETTSYFANLAGSIVTLPAGDLGFAVGYEYRKEQGGYTPDAISQSGNSTNLAAGPTYGEYDVDEFYVELNIPVLADMAFAQELSFNLASRYSDFSTFGDTTNNKFGVKWRPINDLLVRGTWAEGFRAPTISDLYGGGSQTFTTGFRDPCDSEYGTAAGSQRCLQDVAANYRQLQQGFIPTEGPAAQTPVPFTSGSNPNLSPETAESKTIGLVYSPSWVEGLSLTLDWWNITIENTLVSDSPNQMLSDCYISLIESRCSGFSRDPVTGIVNDLTYGLRNAGYQETEGFDFDVSYRVQTGFGNIGATWQNTYVSKNNLKTTNEATTPESVYVGFGGNFRLRSNLNMNWENGPFSANWGMRYYSSMKEECYFDSICNIPDYAAPDTQGQNVPMNETGSNTFHDVQFAVKTPWNATVAVGANNVFNHYAAPAFDQPNSNFAYYGGFDLGRFVFMKYQQRF from the coding sequence ATGAAGACAAGTTTGCTGCGGGACGCCATCCGCACGTCGCTGCTCGCCGGCGCGACCCTGGCGGTCTCGCTGCCCGCGTTCGCGCAGGACGCCCCGGAAGCCGCCGCCGCCACGACGCTTGATCGCATCGAGGTCACCGGTTCGCGCATCCGCCAGGTCGACATGGAGACGGCGCAGCCGGTCCTGACGATCAGCCGCGCGGACATCGAGGGCCAGGGCTTCCGCACTGTGTCCGACATCCTCCAGAACATGACCGCCGCCGGCTCCCCGGCGATCAGCCGCTCCGAGTCGCTCGCCTCCGGTGAAGCGGTGGGTGGCCAGTACATCGATCTGCGCAACCTCGGTGCCAACCGCACGCTGGTGCTGGTGAACGGCAAGCGCCTGGGCATCACCACCGACGGCCTGCAGGACGTCGCCTCGATCCCGTCGGTCATGGTCGACCGCATCGAGATCCTGAAGGACGGCGCGTCGTCGATCTACGGTTCCGACGCGATGGCCGGCGTGGTGAACATCATCACCCGCAAGAACTTCGACGGTGCCGAGGCCAATGCCTACTACGGCCAGTTCGGCGAGGGCGACGGCGCCAAGGAAAGCTACGACTTCATCATGGGCATGTCCGGTGAGCGCGGTTCGCTCACGCTGGCCGCCGAGTACCACAAGGAAGACGGCGTCTGGGCCCGCGACCGCTGGTTCAGCCGCGACTCCTACCCGGGCTTCCCGCAGTACAGCCTCAGCCCGGTCGGCAAGTGGGGCAACTACAACGCCAACAGCGGCCTGATCGAGCGCAACCCCGATGGTTCGCCGGTGCTCAACGCCGATGGCAAGACCACGCCGCTGCCAGCTGACTGGCGTGCCCCCAACCGCGGCGGCAACGCCCTCGGTTCGGATGCGTTCCACCCGCAGACCGCCGACGACATGAGCAACGCCGCGCAGCAGATGCACGTGCTGACGCCGCTCGAGCGCCGCTCGCTGTACGTCAACGGCCAGTACGACCTGACCGACAACGTCCGCTTCTCGACCGACATCGGCTACAACAACCGCGTCGCCAATTCGCAGATCGCAGGCTATCCGGTCCAGTCGACGGCGATCAGGGCGCCGATGGCGGCCGACAGCTACTTCAACCCGCTCGATGACGGCCGCGCCGTCGACTGGCGTCGTCGCGGCTGGGAAAACCCGCGCACCACCGAGTCCGAACTCACCACGTGGCGCTTCACGGCGGGCCTCGACGGCGCGTTCGAGATCGGTGACCGCTACTTCGACTGGGATGCCGGCTACCTGTACAACAAGAACGAGCTGAGCAAGATCAGCAACGGCAACTTCTACATCCCGAACGTGCGCAATGCCGTGGGTTCGTCCTTCCTGGACGAGACCACCGGCAACGTGGTCTGCGGCACCCCGGGCAACGTGATCGCCGGCTGCACGCCGTGGAACCCCTTCGCGGGCTTCGGCACCGGCGGCGTCGCCAACTCGCTCGATGACCAGGCCGTGCGCGACTACCTGTTCAAGCAGGAGCACGCGCTGGGCGAAACCGAGACCACCAGCTACTTCGCCAACCTGGCGGGTTCCATCGTGACCCTGCCGGCGGGCGACCTTGGCTTCGCGGTGGGCTACGAGTACCGCAAGGAGCAGGGCGGCTATACCCCCGACGCGATCTCGCAGTCGGGCAACTCGACCAACCTGGCCGCCGGTCCGACCTACGGCGAGTACGACGTCGACGAGTTCTACGTCGAGCTGAACATCCCGGTGCTGGCCGACATGGCGTTCGCACAGGAGCTGAGCTTCAACCTCGCAAGCCGCTACTCGGACTTCAGCACCTTCGGTGACACCACCAACAACAAGTTCGGTGTGAAGTGGCGTCCGATCAACGACCTGCTGGTTCGCGGCACCTGGGCCGAGGGCTTCCGCGCGCCGACGATCTCCGACCTGTACGGCGGCGGCTCGCAGACCTTCACCACCGGCTTCCGCGATCCCTGCGACAGCGAATACGGCACTGCGGCCGGCTCGCAGCGCTGCCTGCAGGACGTGGCGGCGAACTACCGCCAGCTGCAGCAGGGCTTCATCCCGACCGAGGGTCCGGCAGCGCAGACGCCGGTGCCGTTCACCAGCGGCTCCAACCCGAACCTGTCGCCGGAAACGGCCGAGTCCAAGACGATCGGCCTGGTGTACAGCCCGTCGTGGGTCGAAGGTCTCAGCCTGACGCTCGACTGGTGGAACATCACCATCGAGAACACGCTGGTGTCCGACAGCCCGAACCAGATGCTCAGCGACTGCTACATCTCGCTGATCGAGTCGCGTTGCTCGGGCTTCAGCCGTGATCCGGTGACCGGCATCGTCAACGACCTCACCTACGGCCTGCGCAATGCCGGCTACCAGGAGACGGAAGGCTTCGATTTCGACGTGTCCTACCGCGTGCAGACGGGCTTCGGCAACATCGGCGCGACCTGGCAGAACACCTACGTCAGCAAGAACAACCTGAAGACCACCAACGAAGCGACCACCCCGGAATCGGTGTACGTCGGCTTCGGCGGCAACTTCCGCCTGCGTTCGAACCTGAACATGAACTGGGAAAATGGCCCGTTCTCGGCCAACTGGGGGATGCGCTACTACTCCTCCATGAAGGAAGAGTGCTACTTCGACTCGATCTGCAACATCCCGGACTACGCGGCGCCTGACACCCAGGGCCAGAACGTCCCGATGAACGAGACCGGCTCGAACACCTTCCACGACGTCCAGTTCGCGGTGAAGACCCCGTGGAACGCGACGGTGGCGGTCGGTGCCAACAACGTGTTCAACCACTACGCGGCTCCGGCGTTCGACCAGCCGAACTCGAACTTCGCCTACTACGGCGGTTTCGACCTCGGCCGCTTCGTGTTCATGAAGTACCAGCAGCGCTTCTGA
- a CDS encoding AraC family transcriptional regulator, translating into MEVKFWRVGPGSGIDLAGAKAVHCVRGSGRGSHALVAAGTASLWCVLRGSVEVGSPDGPFRVSRRHFLALPAGAAVRAVGRDGADWVALTVPPAAVAGILRGMGTRRGPGPLLFPAVLPIDRALLRTVVAIARQAGDAPRAAPDILLGGVLQAARDAQAPTREWLARASGRTEGHRRQTVLRLLSARNRILNSPFEGSDLDSLAAAASYSKSHFLRSFRDVFGITPHDLVIQTRMELAKDLIANSDLAISEVAASVGYESRFAFARSFKKCVGLTATRFRQDLADAA; encoded by the coding sequence GTGGAAGTGAAGTTCTGGCGCGTGGGACCGGGCAGCGGGATCGACCTGGCCGGCGCCAAGGCGGTGCATTGCGTGCGGGGCTCCGGCCGCGGCAGCCACGCCCTGGTCGCGGCGGGCACTGCGTCGCTGTGGTGCGTGCTGCGCGGCAGCGTGGAAGTGGGCAGTCCGGATGGACCCTTCCGGGTATCGCGCCGCCATTTCCTGGCGTTGCCGGCCGGTGCCGCCGTGCGCGCGGTCGGCCGTGACGGCGCGGACTGGGTGGCGTTGACAGTGCCGCCGGCCGCGGTCGCCGGGATCCTGCGCGGCATGGGCACGCGCCGGGGTCCCGGCCCGCTTCTGTTTCCTGCCGTGCTGCCGATCGACCGCGCCCTGCTGCGCACAGTGGTCGCGATCGCAAGGCAGGCCGGGGACGCCCCTCGGGCGGCCCCGGACATCCTTCTGGGCGGCGTTCTGCAGGCGGCGCGCGACGCCCAGGCCCCGACCCGCGAGTGGCTGGCGCGCGCCAGCGGCCGTACCGAGGGCCACCGGCGGCAGACCGTGCTGCGGCTGCTGAGCGCCCGCAACCGGATCCTGAACTCGCCGTTCGAAGGCAGCGACCTCGACAGCCTTGCGGCCGCGGCGAGCTACTCGAAGTCGCACTTCCTGCGCAGCTTCCGCGACGTGTTCGGCATCACCCCGCACGACCTGGTGATCCAGACGCGGATGGAACTGGCCAAGGACCTGATCGCCAACAGCGACCTGGCGATTTCGGAAGTCGCGGCCAGCGTCGGCTACGAAAGCCGGTTCGCCTTCGCGCGCTCGTTCAAGAAGTGCGTCGGCCTCACCGCGACCCGGTTCCGGCAGGACCTCGCCGACGCCGCCTGA
- a CDS encoding winged helix-turn-helix domain-containing protein encodes MSRAADDRSRDGLHRQQLRVGVFHVDAGALQVESGGHTTRLKPKAMAVLLALARDAGMTVSRDELLDEVWGSVHVTPGVVGHAITALRRAFGDDLERPTYIETIPRIGYRLIAHVEWPGSADAVEPAQEATDHDVTDQDADTVPKAVGGGARLLDLPPARAGAGDEGEASAAADATAPVAPPGDLPPQMDDARPRTLVQRWWPQLAAAAVALVAAALFVAGPWRGDGQLRTPAAADSGITAGPIRRVTFAPGSEDSPRYNPGGDWLVYSRRDRLGDPPGLFLQSPHGTEARKLAGGDHAERPAWSPDGREIAYVWRSADGTDCEIRMTSVDGGGQQTISECPARSIVYLDWNPADANQIAYSAITTGSPGDTRVTLLRRGQGWSREPFEYGDLDTATDLYPRFSPDGTRIAFRGISNPTSDLYSMSTAGGEVTRLTTLRSEIQGFDWLPDGSGLVFSSNHEGQRALYVLELADGRITALGITDASSPDIASRAWNLAFQIEDWRSALAEYPLDGGPRKLLAPSSGRDFSSAMSSDDSRLVFASDRDGSSQLWLLDRGADQATRLTRHESGRVEAPVLSADGRRVLYVLRVQGRHELHEFDFDRGVSQRVAEASASLRNAIYASDDRSIWYAGWSETDWRLHACRRSAGSPGCSGQPTQLPAFRVERAMVDGRSALLLAEVGSQGRVLLYAEDDLHPLRDVPLVIEEPWQVVGDAAWSLRSQGDGSGVATLQAHSLRDGAVTHLTTLRGARPLLGGGFQVGSDRRHVVLPVVTENRADIAVARLHRNGG; translated from the coding sequence TTGTCCCGAGCCGCAGATGATCGCAGCCGCGACGGTCTCCACCGCCAGCAACTGCGCGTCGGCGTATTCCACGTCGACGCCGGAGCGCTGCAGGTGGAGTCCGGCGGACACACCACGCGCCTGAAGCCCAAGGCCATGGCGGTGCTGCTGGCGCTGGCCCGCGACGCGGGCATGACTGTGTCGCGCGACGAGCTGCTCGACGAGGTCTGGGGCAGCGTGCACGTCACCCCTGGCGTGGTCGGGCATGCCATCACCGCGCTGCGCCGCGCCTTCGGCGACGACCTCGAGCGGCCCACCTATATCGAGACCATCCCGCGGATCGGCTACCGGCTGATCGCGCACGTGGAGTGGCCGGGCAGCGCTGATGCGGTCGAGCCCGCCCAGGAAGCGACCGACCATGACGTAACCGACCAGGACGCGGACACCGTGCCGAAGGCTGTGGGCGGGGGTGCGCGCCTGCTGGACCTGCCTCCGGCGAGGGCCGGCGCCGGGGACGAGGGCGAGGCCTCCGCTGCGGCGGACGCGACCGCTCCAGTCGCGCCCCCGGGCGATCTGCCTCCCCAGATGGACGACGCGCGCCCCCGGACTCTAGTGCAGCGCTGGTGGCCGCAGCTGGCCGCTGCCGCAGTGGCGCTGGTGGCGGCCGCGCTGTTCGTGGCTGGCCCGTGGCGCGGTGATGGGCAGCTGAGGACGCCAGCCGCGGCCGACAGCGGAATCACCGCGGGCCCTATACGCCGCGTCACGTTCGCCCCAGGCAGCGAAGACAGTCCGCGCTACAACCCGGGCGGCGACTGGCTGGTCTACAGCCGCCGCGACCGCCTTGGCGACCCGCCCGGCCTGTTCCTGCAGTCGCCGCACGGCACGGAGGCACGCAAGCTGGCCGGAGGCGATCACGCCGAACGTCCTGCCTGGTCGCCCGATGGGCGGGAAATCGCCTATGTCTGGCGGTCGGCCGACGGCACGGACTGCGAAATCCGGATGACCAGCGTCGACGGTGGCGGCCAGCAGACGATCAGCGAATGCCCGGCGCGCAGCATCGTGTACCTCGACTGGAACCCCGCCGATGCCAACCAGATCGCCTACTCCGCGATCACCACCGGGAGCCCCGGCGACACGCGCGTCACCCTGCTGCGACGGGGCCAGGGGTGGTCACGGGAGCCGTTCGAGTACGGAGACCTGGACACGGCCACCGACCTCTATCCGCGCTTCTCTCCGGATGGCACGCGGATCGCATTCCGCGGCATCTCCAACCCCACGTCCGACCTGTATTCGATGTCCACTGCCGGCGGTGAGGTCACGCGACTGACCACGCTGCGCTCGGAGATCCAGGGCTTCGACTGGCTGCCCGACGGTTCCGGGCTGGTGTTCTCGTCCAACCACGAAGGCCAGCGCGCGCTGTACGTGCTGGAGCTTGCCGACGGCCGGATCACCGCGCTCGGGATCACCGACGCCTCGTCGCCCGACATCGCAAGCCGGGCCTGGAACCTCGCCTTCCAGATCGAGGACTGGCGCTCGGCGCTGGCCGAGTATCCGCTGGATGGCGGCCCGAGGAAGCTGCTGGCACCGTCGTCCGGGCGCGACTTCTCCTCCGCGATGTCGTCCGACGACAGCCGCCTGGTGTTCGCCAGCGACCGCGACGGCAGCTCGCAGCTCTGGCTCCTGGACCGCGGCGCGGACCAGGCCACGCGGCTCACCAGGCACGAGTCCGGCCGGGTGGAGGCACCGGTGCTGTCGGCCGACGGCCGCCGCGTGCTGTACGTGCTCCGCGTGCAAGGCCGGCACGAACTGCATGAATTCGACTTCGACCGGGGCGTGTCGCAGCGCGTCGCGGAGGCAAGCGCGTCGCTGCGCAATGCCATCTACGCCAGCGATGACCGCTCGATCTGGTACGCCGGCTGGAGCGAGACCGACTGGCGCCTGCATGCCTGCCGTCGATCCGCCGGCTCGCCCGGCTGCAGCGGCCAACCGACGCAACTGCCGGCGTTCCGGGTGGAGCGCGCAATGGTGGACGGGCGTTCGGCACTGCTGCTGGCCGAAGTGGGCAGCCAGGGTCGCGTGTTGCTGTATGCCGAAGACGACCTCCACCCGCTGCGCGACGTGCCGCTGGTGATCGAGGAACCGTGGCAGGTCGTCGGAGATGCCGCGTGGTCCCTGCGCTCGCAGGGTGACGGTTCCGGGGTGGCGACGCTCCAGGCGCACTCCTTGCGCGATGGCGCGGTCACGCATCTGACCACGCTGCGCGGGGCTCGCCCGCTGCTTGGCGGCGGGTTCCAGGTCGGTTCGGACCGCCGCCACGTGGTGCTGCCGGTGGTGACGGAGAACCGCGCCGACATCGCCGTGGCGCGCCTGCACCGCAACGGCGGCTGA
- the rsmI gene encoding 16S rRNA (cytidine(1402)-2'-O)-methyltransferase codes for MQTSAGTLHVVATPIGNLADMSPRALDTLRAVDAICAEDTRHTRHLLAHFGIERPLLAVHEHNEDEQATRLVARLLAGDSLALVSDAGTPLVSDPGYRLVRAARAAGIRVSPVPGPSALVAALSAAGLPSDRFVFEGFLPAKTGARREHLAQLAGEPRTLIFYESSHRIVESLADLRAVFGDARRAVLARELTKLFETVLDGSLADLHAAVEADANQRKGEFVLVVEGVGEDADARVAQGRLLYAKLAAHLPPSTAAKVAADISGAPRKSLYGG; via the coding sequence ATGCAGACCTCCGCCGGAACCCTCCACGTCGTCGCCACGCCGATCGGCAACCTCGCCGACATGTCGCCGCGCGCGCTGGACACGCTGCGCGCCGTCGACGCGATCTGCGCCGAGGACACGCGCCATACCCGTCACCTGCTGGCGCACTTCGGCATCGAGCGCCCGCTGCTCGCCGTGCACGAACACAACGAGGACGAACAGGCCACGCGGCTGGTGGCGAGGCTGCTGGCCGGCGATTCGCTGGCGCTGGTGTCCGATGCCGGCACGCCGCTGGTCAGCGACCCCGGCTACCGCCTGGTGCGCGCCGCGCGCGCCGCCGGCATCCGCGTCAGCCCGGTGCCCGGCCCGAGCGCGCTGGTGGCTGCGCTGAGCGCCGCCGGCCTGCCGAGCGACCGCTTCGTGTTCGAGGGCTTCCTGCCGGCCAAGACGGGTGCGCGCCGCGAGCATCTTGCGCAGCTGGCAGGCGAACCGCGCACGCTGATCTTCTACGAGTCGTCGCACCGCATCGTCGAATCGCTGGCCGACCTGCGCGCGGTGTTCGGCGACGCGCGTCGCGCGGTGCTGGCGCGCGAGCTGACCAAGCTGTTCGAAACCGTCCTCGACGGCTCGCTGGCCGACCTGCATGCCGCGGTCGAGGCCGACGCCAACCAGCGCAAGGGCGAGTTCGTGCTGGTGGTGGAGGGCGTCGGCGAAGACGCGGATGCCAGGGTCGCCCAAGGCAGGCTGTTGTACGCGAAGCTCGCTGCGCACCTGCCACCCTCGACCGCCGCGAAAGTTGCGGCGGATATCAGCGGGGCGCCGCGCAAGAGCCTGTACGGCGGCTAG
- a CDS encoding penicillin-binding protein activator codes for MRHSWKQGLAATIASVALAGCAAVQVSTPAAPVQAIPEATRNIHWRFDDGGRPPAERDGYRPPLKLAVLLPLTGSLATASAPVRDGLLAGYYGERRRRPDLEFYDTAGTAHGAVAAYQRAVAEGADQVVGPLGRDEVDAVFVQTVPSVPLLALNRAGTPPPNAASYALAPEDEGSGAADFLAARNALRVLVLSSGDDSARRSIDAFTTRLQSHGGSVVQLLAVVGDAPGDMTALMQGALQREGGVDAVFMALRGPQARLVAPQVAAAGLATRPRVATSQIMAGTGRAGDDAALDGIAFPSDAWSVTGVPGLPAASSVAASLPTARGPAARLFAFGYDAWLLTAYLEHLATSPDASVPSASGTLRMDGDGNVLRSPAWSTFSGGHVVPLAGVGG; via the coding sequence ATGCGTCATTCTTGGAAGCAGGGACTCGCCGCCACCATCGCCAGCGTGGCGCTTGCCGGCTGCGCCGCGGTGCAGGTCAGCACGCCGGCCGCACCGGTGCAGGCCATCCCGGAAGCCACGCGCAACATCCACTGGCGGTTCGACGACGGCGGCCGTCCGCCAGCCGAGCGCGACGGCTACCGGCCGCCACTCAAGCTCGCGGTGTTGCTGCCGCTCACCGGCAGCCTGGCCACCGCGTCCGCGCCGGTCCGCGACGGACTGCTCGCCGGCTACTACGGCGAACGCCGCCGCCGCCCGGACCTCGAGTTCTACGACACCGCCGGCACCGCCCATGGCGCGGTCGCCGCCTACCAGCGCGCGGTCGCCGAAGGCGCCGACCAGGTGGTAGGACCGCTCGGCCGTGACGAAGTGGACGCGGTGTTCGTGCAGACCGTGCCGTCGGTGCCGCTGCTCGCGCTCAACCGCGCCGGCACGCCCCCGCCCAATGCCGCGAGCTACGCGCTTGCACCCGAGGACGAAGGCAGCGGCGCGGCGGATTTCCTGGCGGCGCGCAACGCGCTGCGCGTGCTGGTGCTGAGCTCCGGCGATGACAGCGCGCGACGCAGCATCGATGCCTTCACCACCCGCCTGCAGTCGCACGGCGGCAGCGTGGTGCAGCTGCTCGCGGTGGTCGGCGACGCGCCGGGCGACATGACCGCGCTCATGCAGGGCGCGCTGCAGCGCGAGGGCGGCGTGGATGCGGTGTTCATGGCGCTGCGCGGCCCGCAGGCGCGACTGGTGGCGCCGCAGGTCGCCGCCGCGGGGCTGGCGACGCGTCCGCGGGTGGCAACCTCGCAGATCATGGCGGGCACCGGCAGGGCCGGCGACGACGCCGCGCTCGACGGCATCGCCTTCCCGTCCGATGCCTGGTCGGTGACCGGCGTGCCGGGCCTGCCGGCCGCGTCCAGCGTGGCGGCGTCGCTGCCCACCGCGCGTGGCCCTGCCGCCCGGCTGTTCGCCTTCGGCTACGACGCCTGGCTGCTCACCGCCTACCTCGAACACCTGGCCACCTCGCCCGACGCCAGCGTGCCCAGCGCCAGCGGCACGCTGCGCATGGATGGCGACGGCAACGTGCTGCGTTCGCCCGCCTGGTCGACCTTCAGCGGCGGCCACGTGGTGCCGCTGGCCGGCGTCGGCGGTTGA
- a CDS encoding YraN family protein, whose protein sequence is MSETRRRGAEVEAAARTHLLRAGLVDVAANANYRLGELDLVMRDGDTLVFVEVRYRASADYGGGGESVDRGKRQRIVRAAQLFLLQHPALAESYCRFDVVDASGDPAAPDFTWHRDAFRLDDA, encoded by the coding sequence TTGAGCGAGACCCGGCGCCGCGGCGCCGAAGTCGAGGCCGCGGCGCGCACGCACCTGCTGCGCGCCGGGCTGGTCGACGTGGCGGCCAACGCCAACTACCGGCTCGGCGAGCTCGACCTGGTGATGCGCGACGGCGACACGCTGGTGTTCGTGGAGGTGCGCTACCGCGCCAGTGCCGATTACGGCGGCGGCGGGGAATCGGTCGACCGCGGCAAGCGCCAGCGCATCGTGCGCGCCGCGCAGCTGTTCCTGCTGCAGCACCCTGCCCTCGCCGAGTCGTATTGCCGCTTCGACGTGGTCGATGCCAGCGGCGATCCGGCCGCGCCGGACTTCACCTGGCATCGCGACGCCTTCCGGCTCGACGACGCCTGA
- the thiL gene encoding thiamine-phosphate kinase, protein MAEFELIDLIRARATHARDDVLLGIGDDAAVLRVPADRELVVAMDTLNAGVHFPAGTAPADIGWKALAVNLSDLAAMGAEPAWCTLSLSLPEGDAAWVAAFLDGFMALAAEHGVALVGGDTTRGPLSISVTVHGFVAPGVALRRNGARVGDGVWVSGTLGDAAAALAQWRARGAIDAIDAALRARLERPLPRIALGRALSGIAHACLDVSDGLLADLGHVCAASGVGAEIDVDTLPASAALQAAFAGDALRALQAGGGDDYELCFTAPASVDSAIQAAGRAAGVAVTRIGAVVETHGVRAHGAGKPWVAPHSGHVHFGA, encoded by the coding sequence CATCCGCGCGCGTGCCACGCACGCCCGCGACGACGTGCTGCTCGGCATCGGCGACGATGCCGCGGTGCTGCGCGTGCCCGCCGACCGCGAGCTGGTGGTGGCGATGGACACGCTCAACGCCGGCGTGCATTTCCCCGCCGGCACCGCGCCCGCCGACATCGGCTGGAAGGCGCTCGCGGTGAACCTGTCCGACCTGGCGGCGATGGGTGCGGAGCCGGCGTGGTGCACGCTGTCGCTGTCCCTGCCCGAAGGCGACGCCGCGTGGGTCGCGGCCTTCCTCGACGGATTCATGGCGCTGGCCGCCGAGCACGGCGTGGCCCTGGTGGGTGGCGACACCACGCGCGGGCCGTTGTCGATTTCGGTCACGGTGCACGGCTTCGTAGCGCCGGGTGTCGCCTTGCGCCGAAACGGCGCACGCGTCGGCGACGGCGTCTGGGTCAGCGGCACGCTCGGTGATGCGGCCGCGGCGCTTGCGCAGTGGCGGGCACGCGGCGCCATCGACGCGATCGACGCGGCGCTGCGCGCGCGCCTGGAACGCCCGCTGCCGCGCATCGCGCTCGGCCGCGCGCTGTCCGGGATCGCGCATGCCTGCCTGGACGTCTCCGACGGCCTGCTCGCCGACCTGGGCCATGTCTGCGCCGCGAGCGGGGTTGGCGCGGAGATCGACGTCGACACGCTGCCGGCCAGTGCCGCGCTGCAGGCCGCGTTCGCAGGCGATGCGCTGCGCGCGCTGCAGGCCGGCGGCGGCGACGACTACGAACTGTGCTTCACCGCGCCCGCGTCAGTGGACAGCGCGATCCAGGCTGCAGGACGTGCGGCGGGCGTGGCGGTCACGCGCATCGGCGCGGTCGTGGAAACGCATGGCGTCCGCGCGCATGGCGCGGGCAAGCCGTGGGTCGCACCGCACAGCGGGCACGTGCACTTCGGCGCCTGA